The genomic stretch GAATTGGAGGATGAGCATTTGTTGAACAGGGCTCGTGACAGGATGAGGGAAAGGTTGAGGCAACAGAGGGGTTCTGAGTCTAATACCAATGGGTCCAGTACCATGTCTGATAGTCGAGGCAGTGAGAATCAAGGCAGTTTGGGGGATGCGAGTGAAAGCGAAAATGATTTTGGTACTTGGTCGCATGATCGGATTGAATCGCGGAATGCACGTGCAGGGGCGGAGCTAGATACAAGCAAAGGGGGGCAATGGCCccccctaattttaattttttacatgtaaattatatgtaaatttcagtttagcccccccttaaaattttattttagtcttattttattgtgtaaatattttttgcCCCCCTCCAATATTTTATCTAGCTCCGCCCCTGTGCACGTGGGGATCGTCTTGTGTCTAGCAGGGAGCAATCTCCTGATCTTGGCGAAGTCGAGAGGGAGAGAGTTAGACAGATTGTTCGAGGATGGATGGAAAGCGGTATTTGATGATCATTCATCGAATGTGAATCAGAGAAACAATAATGGTAGAGCAGAATGGCTTGGAGAAACAGAGCGTGAGAGGGTAAGAATTGTCAGGGAATGGGTGCAAATGACTAGCCAACAGAGAGGCTCACGTGGGAGCCGGAGGGATGCTAAAGTCGATCGAGCGCGCGATGTGGTTGCTGATCACGATGAAGGCCAGCCAGAGCATGTTCGGCGGGACATGTTGAGGCTGCGTGGAAGACAAGCTCTAGTTGATTTGCTTGTGAGGATAGAGAGGGAAAGGCAAAGAGAGCTGCAGGGATTGTTGGAGCACCGAGCTGTATCTGATTTTGCTCACCGCAACCGCATTCAGGTCTGTTGGGTACCCTGTCAGAATTCCTTTGCAATTCATGGTTCTTTTAGTCATGGTGTCCTCAATTAATCTTGAGTTGATTATGTAAGTCAGTCATACAAGAACTGTGATTTAATTCAAGGAGATAAAAACTTATATTATTGTGTGGATTTTAACTCTATAAAACTCATTTTATGTTGTGTTTGTGTTAATATGAATAATCTACATACATTTGTTTCTGTTGTGTGGTACATCTGATCTGGACTGTTgtatttcaattctttgtatacTTCCTGTTGTAAATTGACTATTTATACGAGATGGTGTTTTCAGTCTTTGCTCAGAGGTAGATTCCTCCGAAATGAAAGAACTGTTGAAGATGAGAGACCTCCGTCTATGGCTGCAAGTGAATTAGTGCAGTTGAGACAACGACATACAGTCTCTGGTATAAGGCATGGAAATTAAACAACTTGATAATCTTTTTAAACCAGTGGGTGGGTGGCCTATTCTGCCTATTACTCATCTTGGAGCTTCTGCTTTAGAAATAAGACAAAAATTCAAAAGGTGATCTAGATGTATCTGTGTCTGCCAAGTGCTCAAGGCTTGTTAATTTCTTTGCTAATTGTTGAGTTTTCTTTTAGTTGTATTTCTTATGATTTGCAAAATAAATAACTGTTATTTATAATGGTTGATTTTCATTCATTATATTTGTGTACGGCCACTGTTTATGGGCAATATTTTTGCCACTAGCTTTTTCTTTATCAATGTTATTATAGGAAAGGTCATTcagttctctttttttttttaaatttatttcttctctctctctctctctctctctctctctctctctctatatatatatatatatatatatatatatcacacaAAGAATTGGATATTTTTCCTTCTGACATTGAATTACTATTCCGTTACTGGTTATTGTGGTAAGAtgttgttataattttttttccatcaGTATGTAGTGTTTTCTTTAAATTTGCGCTGTGAAGTTCAACACACAAGGTTTTGTCTAGTGTGAGTTTGGCTCATTCTTTCTGCTGTACTACCCCCCACCACCGGGggaaaaaaaacatttttttgcCCAATTATTTCCTCCACAACCATGAACTATCATATACTAGGATAAATGTTCTTATGTTcggtattatttatttatacagAATACAAAATATGGTGATGAACTGATGATTGTTGACTACAAGTTCTAATGTTTGTTGCTAGTGATGGTTATGTACTAACTTATCTAGTTGTAATTTAGGGAGGGGTTTCGTTCAAGATTAGAGAATATTGTTCGTAGTCAAGCAAGTACCAATTCTGATACTGCATCAAATAATCGTGATTAGCACTgtattgaattaaattatattatattgaacaataaaatcaaatacaatataaatcataataAATTATAGATTTAACTACACTGTTActctttataattttactaaatttataattaaatctctatactttttcttttaactAAACTCTtatattacttttaattttataattgtcattatcaatataaaaaatattagaattgactatttttctataaattaaaaatatctataattaaaaatttaattagatctttgatcatatatgtttttaaaaaaatattttattaattttaacatttttaaattaaaaaaatttaattacaaaattaaaagtaatataaaatctaattgataaaaaaataaaataaaataaattataaatttaatacaattataaaaattaacagaataattaaatctaaattATATCAATGTTATCTTCTAAATCAGTATCATAAACTAAATCTAAATTATATCAATGTTATCCTCTAAATCAGTATCATAAACGCCTTCTTTAAGTTAATCCAATAGCTTGATCTAGTTGCTAGTTTACACAAATGTTGTTTGCGCATACCTAGCGTCTAGAGCACACAGTACCTAATTATTTGAATTTATGCCGCTTTTTTCTGAGGTGAACCGATAGGCGAATTACTTACAACAAAACAAATGTGCACATTGGATAAAAGAGTTATCGTTGAGTTGTTAGACTCTTTGTGCCAAATTTAAAAGTTCACATCTGAAGGCAAGTTTTTTTTTCCTCCTATTAATAGATCGTATATACATTAACATATTTTTACATGAAATCATCAATCAAATATAAACATCACTTCCAAATCTGACGCTTGGTAGACCAACCCATTTTCTGACGCTTACAAGACTTTCCATTCATGACTGCTTTcttcttaatttttctttgatctATCATCTTCTCATGTCTCTGTTTCCGATATCGTGTGCGGTTATTCAACCAGCTGAAATAATCTTTTCCTGTAGTGCAGACAACGAAGTCCACAAGTTCATCATAATCATCGAGTTCTTTGGGATTTCCTAGTATGCAATCAAGGAAAGCTTCCCCATTGCAGGTGTAGGAGGTGGCAGAACCTGATCTGTAAAATATAAAGGCAGAAGGGACACTATCAGGTATCCTGCAGGAACCTTTTCACTTAAACAAAACTGTAATTACTTCATCAAGCAATTTATGAAGCTGGTTCAAACCTCAACAACTCATGAAAAGAATAACAATAGCACTAAAACTGAACAGTATTGACTCGAAGGCACTTTTTCTCTATCTTTTCATTTCAGCAACATTATAATTCATCGGACTAATTGCATGacatttcctttttcttttcaaagacAAATGCCAACACCTAAAAGGCCAAACTCGATTACAATTTAGAAACAATGTGTACCTTAAATTTTCCTTTTGAATTCCAATGAACTGCTCTACAACTTTGTAGATAGATTCTTTATCTCCATATCCAACCCCCTGCAAATTCACCAACGATTTAAGAACAACATACAAACCAAACTTAATTCAAGAACAAGAGAACTGAAAGCACACTTCACCTCTTCAGTATTATTAGATTGGACTACAATGGAGTAAGATTTCAGTCGTTCATGCCTTAATGGATCTAAAGAAACTAAATCCCCTTCTTCAAAAACAATGAGAGACATCAGTGCCATAATTACATATATACACCCCTTTGCCAACAAATGTAGCTCACTACTAAAACTTATATATAGCAAGCCAGAGAAATGCACAATCATCGATTTTGAGACACTGTGACTTGTTGTTTGTTGCATTTTCATCAAATCACACAAAAACGCTTGAAAGGGTAAGCAAAACTTTATTTCTTGAAAATGCCGAACATGGCTGATCAATGAACCATATTTCTCGTGGAGAGAGGTATTTTCCATGGTTTTCAAACAACCTGAAGCACCACTATTAATTAGACACTTAATCGCTTGCATCAACGAAACACCCATGAACTTCAATATGGATGCAAGAAGACATATATCTCTGGCACTGGTATTTTCCTTTACACAAAAACAATCTCTAGAAGGATATTGGGAGAAAGCTCGATGAATTAGGCCTTCCAAAATTGAGTCAGCCATGCCCCTGCATGAATCAGCAATTATGCACTGCTTCCCTTTCATAAAAGCAATGCAATCGGCCAAAATGTTGGCTTTTGTTTTGGAGGATATTTTGCATGAATTATCTGACAGCAATAAGACTTGGTTTAATTTGCTATTTGTGACTTGCAGAATAAAAGATTGAAATGTTGGATGACGCTTCTTATGCTGGGACAAATCATAGCCACATTTCGATTTGGAGTAAAAATTATCAATTTGCAAATGAGTAATGTGCATAGAGTACAAAACAACAGCTTTTTGGAATCCAATTATGTACCAGTTAATATTAGGAGCCAAACTAGTGGAATCTAAGCCAGCATCAATGGCTTCAGAAACCAAGGAGATTACATGTGCCTGGAACATCTTTGGTGCAGAAGGCATAGTAGGGTCCATAAGCAATGATATGGCAGGTGCAGGGCTAAGTCCAGGAAATCGAGAATCCTTGTCACAATGCAAAAATAATCTACTGACAAAATTCTCAAAAGCATTCTCATTAGAAACTGACAGATTAAAATGGACAGCTATCACCAACAGAACACTTGCAAAATCATGATGCATGGAATTGTGCACAAAAAGCTTTTCACCCATGGAAGATACTGAATCGACAAGCATGAGATAGCTTCTTAAAGTTTGATGTCTTAGAAGCTCATCTGCAAAAACCTGAAATAACTTTCAAGTTTAGTTGGACATGAATCATAACATTTCTATACATGTTTGTGTTTGGAAGTTAATAAAACAGctaatatatatagaaaatatgACTACAAACCTCAAAAACTTGGATAGCTGTGACAAGAATATTGCATTTGCAACTACAACTAAAATTAATGGTAAGCAAATTGAAACTAAAACTTCATACAAactgaaagaaaatattttcaaaGCTGAATCTTGTTGCGCATCCACACCATGAGGCTGGTCATCAGAACAAATAAGCGCCAATGACAATATATAGAGAAAGACTGCACTGAAGAAAAGATGTAGACACTTATCTATGCTGATTTGGTAATGTCAAAGGAAAATAATAGGCCTTCCACAAGAAAAGTGAACCAAAAACAGCTAGTCCAATTAAAACAAAAGTCTAAAACTTCATAAAACCTTCAGAGAAGCCACTAGAACTTTACGGTGAGTTATTCTAAGGGACAAAATATTGCTTTTACTACAGTCGAAACCGTATAGTTGAATCCATGCAACCAACTAAAGCTATCAAAAGAAAACGTGGCTATTGCTAATATTCTCGAACGCAATGTGTAATCAATGCACCCAAATTTTCAAGTAAGAAACAAAATCACAAGCTCCACAaaacaatttaaattaataacaaatCCTAAATTAAACATCAGAAACATTAATCAGGCAGAGAACATAGCCACTAAAGCAGAAGCTAGAAGCAGTTGCAGGTAGTAGCCTTGCCTCTAGCAGCGCACACAGAAACAGACGGCAAGAATCGGATAGTTCCACATCAGCACCTGAGACGAAGTTCCGGAAGCGCAGGCGGCAATTGGCGACGTGGACCGAGACGAAGGCGTGGAGTGCACGGTGGAGAAAACGCGTCTTGTCGACGAGGAACTTCTGGTCGGAGTGAAGGAGTGTCAGAGAAACCATGCAGCAGCGAAGAAGGATAGCAACATCTTCAACAAGCGGCCAAATCCGTGAATTCTGATCCGGATTCGGATCTGACCCGGCAGCGTGACGGTCATGGAAGAGAGGGAGGGCAGAGAAGAGAGTTCGGAATGCGGTGCCGAGATTTTCGAAGAGGATTTCGCAAAGAATGAGAAGGTCACTGTGGTTGAAGTTGGAATTGGATTTAGAGAAGGAGAGGTATAGGGTCTTAGGGTTTTCCATTCTTCATGAGAAGGAGTTTCTTTGGCTGAGTGAGTGAGAGACACAGAGCAGAGGTTTTGGGAATTTTGAAAGTGTTGTCCCCACGCGGGCGaaatatgaaaagaaaatacaaacaaaaatc from Arachis stenosperma cultivar V10309 chromosome 9, arast.V10309.gnm1.PFL2, whole genome shotgun sequence encodes the following:
- the LOC130947995 gene encoding uncharacterized protein LOC130947995 isoform X2, producing MENPKTLYLSFSKSNSNFNHSDLLILCEILFENLGTAFRTLFSALPLFHDRHAAGSDPNPDQNSRIWPLVEDVAILLRCCMVSLTLLHSDQKFLVDKTRFLHRALHAFVSVHVANCRLRFRNFVSGADVELSDSCRLFLCALLEVFADELLRHQTLRSYLMLVDSVSSMGEKLFVHNSMHHDFASVLLVIAVHFNLSVSNENAFENFVSRLFLHCDKDSRFPGLSPAPAISLLMDPTMPSAPKMFQAHVISLVSEAIDAGLDSTSLAPNINWGMADSILEGLIHRAFSQYPSRDCFCVKENTSARDICLLASILKFMGVSLMQAIKCLINSGASGCLKTMENTSLHEKYGSLISHVRHFQEIKFCLPFQAFLCDLMKMQQTTSHSVSKSMIVHFSGLLYISFSSELHLLAKGCIYVIMALMSLIVFEEGDLVSLDPLRHERLKSYSIVVQSNNTEEGVGYGDKESIYKVVEQFIGIQKENLRSGSATSYTCNGEAFLDCILGNPKELDDYDELVDFVVCTTGKDYFSWLNNRTRYRKQRHEKMIDQRKIKKKAVMNGKSCKRQKMGWSTKRQIWK
- the LOC130947995 gene encoding uncharacterized protein LOC130947995 isoform X1, which encodes MENPKTLYLSFSKSNSNFNHSDLLILCEILFENLGTAFRTLFSALPLFHDRHAAGSDPNPDQNSRIWPLVEDVAILLRCCMVSLTLLHSDQKFLVDKTRFLHRALHAFVSVHVANCRLRFRNFVSGADVELSDSCRLFLCALLEVFADELLRHQTLRSYLMLVDSVSSMGEKLFVHNSMHHDFASVLLVIAVHFNLSVSNENAFENFVSRLFLHCDKDSRFPGLSPAPAISLLMDPTMPSAPKMFQAHVISLVSEAIDAGLDSTSLAPNINWYIIGFQKAVVLYSMHITHLQIDNFYSKSKCGYDLSQHKKRHPTFQSFILQVTNSKLNQVLLLSDNSCKISSKTKANILADCIAFMKGKQCIIADSCRGMADSILEGLIHRAFSQYPSRDCFCVKENTSARDICLLASILKFMGVSLMQAIKCLINSGASGCLKTMENTSLHEKYGSLISHVRHFQEIKFCLPFQAFLCDLMKMQQTTSHSVSKSMIVHFSGLLYISFSSELHLLAKGCIYVIMALMSLIVFEEGDLVSLDPLRHERLKSYSIVVQSNNTEEGVGYGDKESIYKVVEQFIGIQKENLRSGSATSYTCNGEAFLDCILGNPKELDDYDELVDFVVCTTGKDYFSWLNNRTRYRKQRHEKMIDQRKIKKKAVMNGKSCKRQKMGWSTKRQIWK